In a single window of the Thunnus thynnus chromosome 9, fThuThy2.1, whole genome shotgun sequence genome:
- the nipsnap3a gene encoding protein NipSnap homolog 3A produces the protein MLKFRSSSLRSAAVLLSPAAAAAAQPRVRLSTSSQQKHRTFYEFRTYCIRPDQNTAFLKLTNEKIHLRTAHSELIGYWSVEYGGLNQVFHIWKYDSYSQRAAVRAALAQDPSWISDYISKAMPMLTSQHNEVTYLVPWSHLQRPPQEGGAYELMSFLMRPGGPAVWGDAFQAAITSHDAPGYGKLVGAFHNEFGLQNRVHALWWFESADQRAEVRHKAHTDARVVAAVRNSVVHLDSQENKLMFPCSFSPLK, from the exons ATGTTGAAGTTCAGAAGCTCCTCGCTGAGAtcagctgctgtgctgctctcacctgctgctgctgctgctgctcag cctcgtGTGCGTCTCTCTACGAGCTCCCAGCAGAAACACAGAACCTTCTACGAGTTCCGCACCTACTGCATCCGTCCGGACCAGAACACCGCCTTCCTCAAACTGACCAATGAGAAGATCCACCTGCGCACCGCCCACTCCGAGCTGATTGGCTACTGGAGCGTGGAGTACGGCGGCCTGAACCAGGTGTTCCATATATGGAAGTATG ACAGTTACTCCCAGCGGGCAGCGGTCCGGGCAGCTCTGGCCCAGGACCCCTCCTGGATCTCAGACTACATCTCCAAGGCGATGCCGATGCTGACGAGTCAGCACAACGAGGTCACGTACCTGGTTCCCTGGAGCCACCTGCAGAGGCCGCCACAGGAGGGCG gtgcgTACGAGCTGATGTCCTTCCTGATGCGTCCCGGCGGTCCAGCGGTTTGGGGCGACGCCTTCCAGGCTGCCATCACCTCCCATGATGCACCGGGGTACGGCAAGCTGGTGGGAGCTTTCCACAATGAGTTCGGGCTGCAGAACAGAG TTCACGCCCTCTGGTGGTTCGAGAGCGCCGACCAGCGAGCTGAAGTTCGACATAAAGCTCACACTGATGCCAGAGTGGTCGCTGCAG tcAGAAACAGCGTCGTCCATCTGGACTCTCAGGAGAATAAACTCATGTTTCCGTGCTCCTTCTCGCCGCTGAAGTAA